The following are from one region of the Chengkuizengella sediminis genome:
- a CDS encoding putative holin-like toxin: MTVYQAISLMQTFGLLIIALLYVKNKKWTVLQQMVEVHL; this comes from the coding sequence TTGACAGTTTATCAAGCTATTTCTTTAATGCAAACCTTCGGGTTATTAATTATAGCTTTACTATATGTTAAGAACAAGAAATGGACGGTCCTTCAGCAAATGGTTGAGGTCCATTTGTAA
- a CDS encoding DUF5683 domain-containing protein, whose product MLKRLKPYTAAGLMSLIFPGIGQMYNRQFYKAILFFVIHYINFQLLFTIKLGYVFYLIATVWSVYDAYHVSKAKYNVE is encoded by the coding sequence GTTGAAACGTTTGAAACCATACACAGCAGCTGGTTTAATGAGTTTAATTTTTCCTGGTATAGGTCAGATGTATAATCGCCAATTCTATAAAGCAATATTATTCTTTGTTATTCACTATATTAATTTTCAGCTACTCTTTACGATCAAACTCGGTTATGTTTTTTATTTAATAGCGACTGTTTGGTCAGTATATGATGCTTATCACGTATCAAAAGCAAAATATAATGTGGAGTAA